Part of the Psilocybe cubensis strain MGC-MH-2018 chromosome 11, whole genome shotgun sequence genome is shown below.
TCCTAGAGGGATGAATCACGAGCAAGGTATGGTTGGATCTGGAAGTGAGCAAAAGTTTAGGGGACAAGGACCAGGATACGCACGGTTTGAAGGTATCAAAGAACTCGGTGGAAAATATCATGTCCCATGGTAGGCCTGCAAATTTGGACTGTAAAGGAGGTGGTCAATACCAGCTTACAGGTAATTGGCATATTTATGTTGTGACTCATACCAAATCGACGAGCATACGAACATTCCCGTTCGACAGAGAAGCGACGATAGTGTGCTTCCTAAGCTCATGCAGACCATCAGCGGCATCAGGCCATCCTACATTGGCCAGCAATTAATACATAATAACACGACATTTTCAGGTTACAAGTTTAACATTACCGATATCATTACTTACCGTTCAGTTGGTGCATAGAAAAATTTATCGATTGGCGCACCGTTTCATCCCATAGCCGGCCGACGTGAGCCCACTCAGGAGAGTCTAACACCTCATCTAAAACCTTTGACAAAGGTGATTGGTTTCGTCGTTGCATAACCGTTGTGGGAGGATCACGTACTAGTCTGTGTAGAACATCGGAATTCAAGGGGCCCTGTGAAGCGCCTGTGGCAATCCGTCCTCTAAAAAGAATAATTTGACATTAACAACTGAAAGACGCATGTGCGAGCCAACAGGCGTGTAGAGTGCATGAAGCACTCAGACCTTGACAGACATACATCTCCTTTAAACCCGCACTCCACCAATCCTGTGTGAATTTTCCCCAATCCGTGCCTAAAAAAACTTTGAGACCTAGAAacaaggcaaagaaaaggTATGTTTGCTTACCCGCAAGCTCCTCCCCATATCTTGCGGCCTGCGCCTCCAGCTTAGCAACGATATGGCCGCGCCAGTCTACGACCGTTCCGAAAACATCAAACAGCAGTGCTTCGATCGGGGCCATAACAATATTTGTTGAAGGTAGACCGTCGAGACTTCAAGCTAAAGCTGACCTAATTGGAACTTTGAAAGGTATAGTACTGATGAGTAGTAGCTGCGACGGGTTGCGCTCGCCGGTTCTTCTGGGGTGTCTTTTATAGCCCATAATATAGATCACGAGCGCCGATGTCCCAGCCGCAGGATCCCCGTCCATGTCTCCGGTGAGTCGCGTTGGCAAAATCAGACGTGAGATTTGGGTGGCTTTTATCGGGACAATAGGATGGGCCTTCACAGGTACATGCCaggtttttttatttccCCCTCTGACGTCCCCGAGGCAACGCTGCCGCCTTCCACTCATCGGGTTGAGTTGCAAACGCGAACGAGTCTTCTTTGCCTTCACGATAAATAAAGATCTTTTCTAGGAAACTGTGTGATGCAGACGCGTGAGGGTAATTGTATACTGTCAAATTGTCTGTGGTGTGCTACTTCCTTGCGCCTGTATTTCTAATCATGAACAAAAGCAACCAACCGCAAAAGGACACAACATGTTCTGGGTAAAATGTCATTTAAGCACCATAATAATAGACTTTAAGTATAAATAGATATAAAAAGATAGATCAACAACCATTTAGTACAGTGAAATAGCCCGGGTACTAATAACACCTCTCTTGAGACGATGCCAGTGCCTTTGCCTGCTTAGAAATATTGACAGCAATATAATGCTGACTGCGAAAATTGATGCTGCAATTCCAAGGTCAACGAATAATCGTTGTTCGTTCTTGGACACAGTGCCTCTACGTAGTTATTAAGGAATTCAAACAGTAGACTTTTCTGTAGATGTAGCATACTTACTTGGTCGAAGGCGTGGTCTCGGGACTACTTGCGCTACGCTGATTCATTGTGGTATATGTCTGGGTAGGCATGGTTGGATACCCACTAAACCTATTAAGAACCGTTGGCAATATATAAAAATTTCTGTAAGGAGATGTGTCTCCATAAATAAATTCGTGTACCTCGCGTTGTGGTTGGGCGCCAAAGCCAATCCGATGCTCGACACAGGGATAAGAGAAATTGTTTCAAAAATGGTTGTCTGAGTCTCTGAAGCATACTATGAGATATTTTGTGTTGGCTGTTAGCATGTATAATACATACGTTTCCTAGCAATATACAAAAACATGCCTTGGTAAAGCTTTTGGACGACAGGGAACCCGCAACTTCTGCAGACGGTCGTGATATCGATGAATGGCTGGATGACGGCGTTGCTTGTCCGGAAGACTGGATCGGGAATTATTCATTTGACTCAATGTATCGTATGCATAAACATGATACCTCGGTGGTACTTTGTAATGAATTTGAAGTAGTGAATGTGATTTGAATCGTTTCTGGCGGCAGGTTGGTGCTAATGTTTGAAGTATAGGAAAAATTCTGTCCCAGAGACGATGTCATCGAAAGAGCCGTCGGTAAATTGGGCATACTCAGAGGGGACGAGGCCAATGATGAAATATTCAAGTTCTCCGCTATGCTAGGGATTGTATCACTTGGAGTCAAGATATTTACGGTTGGTCCAGTTTGAACCATTGAGGTTAACTACGGCGACGCTCGGTGAGTTGGTAGAACGTATAATACAGGTTAAAATGATTACTACCTGGTCCATTGTAACTCCAGACCTTCTCTTCAGACAGGTAAGTTGGGGTATGCAGCCGAGGTCAGCACTGCTGTAGTGAAATGTCGGAGCACAGGAAAAGTCGATAATTTGCATCCAGATTGTTACCCTCGTCTATTTAAGCAGGACCGTTGATATCATGACATAATAAATGCAGTATTACTTGCCTCTGTAGCAGGCCTATGAAGCAGGTCCTTTTCCCTGAAGCTTCAATATATGGAGACCCATCATACGTTTCTCTTAGACAGATTTCGATATGATGAAAACAAGAGCAAGTTGCCAGGATATGAGGGTGATAAGAACAGGAATGTTACAGAGACAGAACGTCTAATTTTAGTCTCGACGTCGATCCACGTATTCTTAATTTCTTATGCCTCCATAACATGATTACCACTTGTATTACACTGGAAGGCCCATGTTGTCAATTTGCTTATGGTACCATCCTGCGCGTGTATTCCAGTCCTATTGGCTGCCTTCAGAAAAGGGAAATAACTTAAGATGACAGCCAACATATTAAGAAATCAATACACTCATCAATAGGAATCCTCCCTCAGAGACGGTCACTAAAGCTTGGCGACGATCGGCCTAGCGTTGCTGTAGCCGGCACCAATCGGCTTAATTTTGATGGAAGGATTTTACCAACACCAGCAGCAACATACTATGGGTGATCAGTTGTTCGGATTGGACACTGATTCGGATCGCTAACTGTGTTCCGTTCCTCACAAAAATTGATACATACATTCTAATGTATACTCTCTGCatgaaaatgagaaaaattGACGGAAAATGAATAGGTAATGGGTAGAATGAGTGAATGTCCGAACCGACTTCCAATCACCCCCATCATTGCCATCAATCTGAGTTAACAAGCGGCATCGCGTTACTATGAGCGATCGTATTGTCGGCACGATTCGGAGTTGCAATTTTTGCTGATGGCCAATGGCAAGCGACCATCAATCCGAAGACAAGGTGCCTCGCACTTTGCTCGTGCTCACTGAAAATTAGATGGCTCGGATTTTTTCCCTACACATCAAAATTCTTCATTGGAAATTTCACAGCCAATATTTAGCCTGTGAGTCCCTAAATTTGCGAGAAATGGAGCAAATCCTCGAAACTTTGGAAATGCCTGCAAAAAAGCTTTTCAGGCCCTATGTAAGCGTCAAGGTTAACATGTGCGAAGTCAGTGATAGATATCAGGTGGAACGAGCGATACTGTATTTAAACATTGCTATAATTAAATAAAATGATTTTGTTGTAACTTGAAATGCAAAATGCTAGCAACTAATAATAGGCGCCGATGAGGCGTTCGAGGGCATGAGATCAAATCATATGACGGTGTTATATATATTAAAGATCGACAAAGGtcaattgataaaaataaaggTAGTTATTTTGTCAGAAATACTTGCCCGTAAATGCCAAATAATTGAGTCCTCGTGCAATTGTTATCCTTCAGGTAGGTCATATCGGTAAAATTGGGCGCCTAAATATTCCAGCAACTTTTGATGAGATCTGAACCTCGTTCACCAAACATATAGACATGGAACTGGGGGTGAGCAGCAGGCACAATAGGCTAAACATGAATCAAGTAAGAGCAAGTATATTTAATATTAAACTGGGACGTACCACTACCGAAGCATCAATAATTCTTAGGCCAGAAGTGCCCTTGACAAGTAAGTCAGGATCTACAACACCATGCGATGCGCCTTTGGGGGACATTGACGCTGAACCAAAGGGATGGAAAATTGTAGTAGTCCCAGCTTGAATATACGCATTAAGCTTATCATCTGTGTCGATATCTTCAAGCCCTCCGATGGGTGTGATGATATAATTGCTCCATGCCGGGGCAGAAACAAAACGGATGGCAGCGCGTACGGCTTCACGCATGACAGCGAGATCAAAATCAGTACCCAGTAAGTTGGGATTGATCAATGGGGCATCGAAAGGATTGTTAGTCGCTAGAGTAATATTTCCACCTGAAATAATACGTGTCACTACCACATGTAGACCGAGACCATATTACTGCACTCACGAGCAACGGGCGCGACAATAGCCGTGGCTACCGCGAGAAAATTGCCAGATGGAGGAGGGTTAGGAATGGGAAGACCATTCTGTTCGCAGCAGAGACCATAAGTTAGGTGCTCTTTTGGCGTTAGGTAAAACTCACAGCAAATAGGAACTCAAAGTGTGGCGCGTTGGGCCCTGAAGAAGGATCGGAGCCTGTCTGGAGCACGGAGGAATTCTTGGCGAGACGGAACCATCCTAAATGATCGACAATAGTGTCTACCAGAGGCCCAGTCTGATGTGCATTCCATTGATTTAGCTCTTGCGCCGACAATGTGGCATTTCGAGCAGCTGTTTCAAAGGTGTCCGTAGAGTTCACAAGCCATCCGTTTGGCAAAAAGGGGTGATCAGACAGATTCTGGCCTACGTCTGGCAGATTTACAATTGATGGTATTCCCAAAGCTTGTAGTGCTGTCTTGTCGCCTATACCCGAATGAAGAAGAATGTGGGGTGTTCCGACAGATCCCGCGGACAGAATCACTTCCTTCTTGGCAGTTAGATTGAATCGAGGACCTGTAGAGCCGAAAAATAAGTATGTTGCACCATAACCGTAAAGGACTAGTTCCACTTTCCTGTGCTGCTTTGTGCAAACTCGACCGTAGTAAAGAGTGGCTTTCCAGCAGACTTTCCTGTTGATAGGATCCGAGTGACTTGAGCGCCAATCAGAACGTGCAAATTAGGTCTTTTAATGAAGCTAGGCCCTAGGTATGACGTAGCGGAGCTGCTTCGCGACCCCCCTTTAATTGTGCTTTGAAGCCAGCCTGGATGAATACCATTGAGAATAATTCTCGGACTGTATGCCTCACCAACTCACCGATTCCGATCGGATTGCCAGAATTCATATCCAAATTGAAGGGAAATTCGTTCAGTTGAGATGTGGTTTGAATCACACGATTGTCGATTCCTTGAGGGAATCCCGACAAACTGACGGCGTTAATTCCTGTGGTACTGTGGAACACAGGATTAAACTGCCCAGCAGTGTTATGGCCATCTGCTGGTGGTGTCCAGGCCTCGTTCTATCGACAATGTCAGTTCCAGTGCTTTCTCGGAATGTAACTTTATGTTCCCCACCTTCTTGATGTAAGGTTGGATACTGTTCCAGCTCCAACCTTGATCTCCCGAAATAGTTGCATATCGATCCCAGTCGGATGAGGGCCCTCTGGTATATACCATGTAATCTAAACATATTAAATATGCATACGTTGACATTTCGTTGTTCAAGCTTACTAGTAGAGCTTGACCCTCCTAGAATATGACCTCTTGGGTATGATATTGAACGTCCACCGAGTCCAGGTTGATTAATAGTTGTAAAATTCCAGTCAAAAGGAGTGTTGGGAGAAGCCCTGACGCAGAAAGAAGGTATAATTGTGTCTGTAGCACCGATATTTCTATTATGAAGAAGCTAAATGAGCTGTAACGGTATAGATATGTGACCAGACATACGATACTCCAGCCTCAAGTACCAATACGGATATACTTGGATTTTCCGTCAGGCGATTGGCAACTACATTGCCTGCCGTTCCACCTGCGTATTACATCAATTAATGTCCAGTGACATGTATTGTGAATGCTGAGTTTTGGAACTTACCCCCAACTATGATAAAGTCGTATGCGGCATTTTTGGGTAGATCGGCAGGGTTACCAACGACTGCAACAGCACCTCCACGCGCCGCCCAAAGAGCCACGGCGAGGGCGATAGCAGTAATTCTTCGGTACATCTCCCGGTAGGCAAAAAGAAATTAGAATGATATTAGCTCACCTGAGATCTCATTATATATACTCAAGAATCTCACTAAAGGGGCTCACAAAACGCCCATAAGTCCTGGTAGCAGAGAGGATTGAATGGCTACCCGGGACATTGATGGAACATCATGGCGGTGTCAGAGGCACATGAACGCCAGCAAAAGGTTGGTATGGTACTACTGAACTCTGGCAGATGCCATAAATTATTTGTGTTGTAGACTTCCTGCGCTAGTAAGTAGATAACCCGAAGGCCCAGCCGGCATTTGTAATAGTGAGAGATGTATGAGCGCGGGGCTAGCTTGACTGTCGAGTTTGTGAGCAAGTAAAGATAACTTGTAGTGGCTTAACAAGGAAGGAATTCACAATCACAGCTCAGCAGTATATAGTTCGGATGTTTGATAATCACCTATCGGCGGAGTATTAATAAGCTACATGCGTATCGTTGCATCCTCCTGAGTCTTGAGGGCAAGAATTGGGAACGAAAggcgttctgcagaaataTACAGTAAAATAACGCATGGAGTGAGCAAAGTATAGGACAAAAGATTCAGTTTCTAATAAATCTCCCTTTTTTCTTATTAACGTACACTAAGTTCTGGGAGTATGATTCTATGAAGATGTACTGTCGTGAAAATTCTCTATTTTTAGACTGTTTTATTTAGACCACATTCATTTAGGTGTTAAAATTAGAATGTTGGGATGTCAGGATCGACTGGTGACGCTGACGGTCCATCAATATGTATCTTCCAAACTGCTTCATAAATAAGGTTTGCATCCGATGCGTTATCCGAGGTTTGCCTTTTCAGACAATCGAGTTCATGGGATGTGTCAGAGTCAGGTAACATTCAGTACTATCAGCCAACTTGGTTCAACTTCGTAGTAGTACTTAAGGGAACTGAGAATCTCCTCTGGACGGTGGTGGCGGTTAACTAGAGGTGTATACCTCCGTACATCTAAGAAATTAAACGTATAGGCGATCGGAGAGTATAAATCCATATCACTAATCTAACAAGATAGTGGTGTTTTACCTTTTTATTAACCAAAGCAATTGCAGATGTGTGCGGCGAAAGTGAAATCTTTCGGAGTCTACCTGTCACCGCTGGACAAGTTTCAGCCAGGATTATACACCCTAATCAGACAAATATCTCCGAAGGCTAAAGGGTAACCCAGAAATAACGATAGTTGCTATAAACAATGTAGGTCTGCGGTTTGATCTGTAAAATTGAAAGCACTGAGAGATCTGCATTGTTGAAAGTGATTTGCTACTCCAGCACCTCAGCCCTACTTTGGAATCAATTCAATGAAAGTGATGTTGGCAATATTGATCCTTTTCCTTGTCCAACCTGCGAGGGTACACAAATCGACCGAATGGGTGTGCGAGCTTCGGCGCTTAATGCATATTACCaaactaggtcgccgagtacTTAGTACTTTGCTATCATATCGCCTGCTTGATAAATACCAAATACATTATTTTGTTATTCAGTGTTTACATCACTTTAGGTGACGTTGGGTATCATTTGGATTGTGTATATACGTGGAGTCATCTTGAATTCTAGAGCTTCCATTTCTGCTTAATGAGGTCTGAGGCTCTTTCTCCAACGATGTAGACGTGGAACTGCGGATGCGCTCCTGGTACGAAGGGCTAGGAAAATACAGAAATTTAGAGTTGACATTGTGACAGAAGAGACAGATAAGAGACCCACCAGTACTGAAGCATCCACAATCCTCAACCCTTTTGCCGACTTTAAGAGCAAGTCAGGGTTTACAACTCCGTGTGACGAGGATTTGGGGGACATCGCCGATGTACCGAATGGATGGAACACGGTATTGGCGCCAGCACGAATGTATGCATTGAGTTGATCATCTGTGTTTGCGGTCGCAAGGGCGCCAAATGGACCGATGACGTATCCTTTCCAAGCAGGACTAGACAAAAATCGCTGTACGCTCCGAATTGCTTCGCGCATTGTGAAAAGATCAAAATCTGATCCTAAGAGGTTAGGATTGACCAGAGGATCGTCAAAGGGATCATTAGATGCCAAAGTAATATTCCCTCCTAACACACAGAAAAGACAATTAGACACGCCGAAATGCATTGCTACCGATATGCACTTACGGGATACTGGGGAGACAACAGCTGTGCTGACAGTCATGAAATTGCCAGTTGCAGGCAAGGTTGGGCCAAGCATCCCGTTCTGCAAACTCCAGTATAAGAAGGGTTCATTAAACATAAAGACCAAATAACCCACAGCAATAAGAAATTCGTAGTGGGGCGCAGTGGGTCCTGAGGAAGGATCCTTAAAGGATTTGAATATAGTAGTATTGTTCGGGAGACGAAGCCATCCTATGTGATCAATCGGTGATGCGGTCAACGGGCCTGTCTCCGTCAAAGTCCACTGGGCGAGCTGAGCTGCCGCCAATGTCGCATTTCTTTTAACGCTGTCATAGGTGTCCGTTGAATTGACGAAGAACGAATTTTGAAGAATAGAATGATCGGATAAATTATTGCCGACGTCTGGTAGGTCGACTACCGAGGAGATGCCCAACGCTTTGAGTGCTTTCTTGTCGCCAATGCCGGAATTGAGCAGAATGTGGGGAGTGCCCACCGTACCGGCAGACAAAATAACTTCTTTCGAAGCCGTCAGACGAATGCGAGGGCCTGCGTTTATGAACGGTAAGATTCGAGTAGCAGAACAATGTGAAAGATACACTTTCCTGTTCTGCTCTGAGCAAATTCTACGGTGGTAAGTACTGGGTTACCATTGCCCTTGCCGGTTTGCAAGATGCGAGTGACCCGCGTTCCAATTAGTACGTGCAAGTTGGGTCGGGTGATGAAGGCCGGGCCCAAATATGATGTCGCGGAGCTGCTCCTCCTTCCACCCTTTACCGTATTCTGGATCCAGCCTGTTTGAACAAAACTTGGTCAAAGAACTCCTGCGGGAATAATGGATGTAAACTCGCCTATGCCCAGAGGATTCCCAGAGTTCATGTCTAAATTAAATGGGAATTCATCCAGTTGCTGGGTCGTTGCAATGACCCGACTGTCAATTGGACGCGGAAACCCGGACAGGCTGACAGAATTGATTCCTGTGGTAGAGTGAACTGCTGGATTGAATTGGCCTTGTGTATTGTGCATGTCAGCTGGAGGTGTCCAAGCCTCATTCTGAATGATGTGATATTGACAGTAAGGTTATTTTTGGTGCGTCTTAAAGAAAGGGATTTAGGATTAACCTTGCGAATGTATGATTGAATATTTTTCCAGCTCCATCCGTCGTCTCCCGATATCTTTGCGTAGCTATCCCAGTCAGAGGATGACCCTCGCGTATAAGCTAGATAGTCTATGGAACAATCAGTACCCAACCGTGATACCGTGATTTGCGCTCAAGCCAAACGTACTGATTGAACTCGATCCACCTAGAATGTGACCCCGGGGGTAGGGTATTGACCGTCCACCGAGGCCGGGCTGCGGTGTTGTTGTAAAATTCCAGTCAAACGGTGTCCCAGGAGATGCCCTTGGGCAGAAGAACGGTATGATGGTATTGGTGGCATCCACATTTCTAAACGCAAACAATTTCTTCAGCCCTGAGAAATGACTTCCAGATTAAGACCACGACACGAACGTTACCCCAGCTTCAAGGACGAGGACAGAGACATGGGGGTTCTCCGTCAGACGATTAGCGATAACATTACCTGCCGTTCCACCTGCGTTTGTCTGTCAGCTGCGATATTGACGTGatgtgcaaaaaaaaaacgcgatAACGGACCTCCTACGACAATGAAGTCGAACGATATATTGGGAAGATCCGCGACGTTTCCGATGACTTGCACGGAGTTGACAGAAACAGCCAACAAGGCGAGGGTGAGGGAGAGGGCGTGCCCGGGGAACATTGTCCGGGTGACAGCAGTCGAAGTTGTGTTGCATGCTGCAAGGCCTATCGCCTTTTTATGCACCGACCCGCGCTTTCTGAACCCATGGGGTTCTATAAATAAATACTCACGGTTTCCACGAATTTAGGGGGGCTGGTAGAAAGggcccttgcccttgggatACAATGTGTATTTACTAATGGATCG
Proteins encoded:
- a CDS encoding (S)-2-haloacid dehalogenase ((S)-2-haloacid dehalogenase H-109) — its product is MAPIEALLFDVFGTVVDWRGHIVAKLEAQAARYGEELAGTDWGKFTQDWWSAGLKEIGRIATGASQGPLNSDVLHRLVLDEVLDSPEWAHVGRLWDETVRQSINFSMHQLNGWPDAADGLHELRKHTIVASLSNGNVRMLVDLSKFAGLPWDMIFSTEFFDTFKPSNHTLLVIHPSRNPKAYLDAARHLSLDPECCALVSAHIQDVRGAANVGMRTVYVRRPGEDIDESTGQHVEVQSKENGGDVDYMVGSFLELVDVVKRVNAAE
- a CDS encoding Pyranose dehydrogenase 1, whose product is MYRRITAIALAVALWAARGGAVAVVGNPADLPKNAAYDFIIVGGGTAGNVVANRLTENPSISVLVLEAGVSNIGATDTIIPSFCVRASPNTPFDWNFTTINQPGLGGRSISYPRGHILGGSSSTNYMVYTRGPSSDWDRYATISGDQGWSWNSIQPYIKKNEAWTPPADGHNTAGQFNPVFHSTTGINAVSLSGFPQGIDNRVIQTTSQLNEFPFNLDMNSGNPIGIGWLQSTIKGGSRSSSATSYLGPSFIKRPNLHVLIGAQVTRILSTGKKVELVLYGYGATYLFFGSTGPRFNLTAKKEVILSAGSVGTPHILLHSGIGDKTALQALGIPSIVNLPDVGQNLSDHPFLPNGWLVNSTDTFETAARNATLSAQELNQWNAHQTGPLVDTIVDHLGWFRLAKNSSVLQTGSDPSSGPNAPHFEFLFANGLPIPNPPPSGNFLAVATAIVAPVARGNITLATNNPFDAPLINPNLLGTDFDLAVMREAVRAAIRFVSAPAWSNYIITPIGGLEDIDTDDKLNAYIQAGTTTIFHPFGSASMSPKGASHGVVDPDLLVKGTSGLRIIDASVVPIVPAAHPQFHVYMFGERGSDLIKSCWNI
- a CDS encoding Pyranose dehydrogenase 1, with protein sequence MFPGHALSLTLALLAVSVNSVQVIGNVADLPNISFDFIVVGGGTAGNVIANRLTENPHVSVLVLEAGVTNVDATNTIIPFFCPRASPGTPFDWNFTTTPQPGLGGRSIPYPRGHILGGSSSINYLAYTRGSSSDWDSYAKISGDDGWSWKNIQSYIRKNEAWTPPADMHNTQGQFNPAVHSTTGINSVSLSGFPRPIDSRVIATTQQLDEFPFNLDMNSGNPLGIGELDPEYGKGWKEEQLRDIIFGPGLHHPTQLAPEQESPRIRLTASKEVILSAGTVGTPHILLNSGIGDKKALKALGISSVVDLPDVGNNLSDHSILQNSFFVNSTDTYDSVKRNATLAAAQLAQWTLTETGPLTASPIDHIGWLRLPNNTTIFKSFKDPSSGPTAPHYEFLIANGMLGPTLPATGNFMTVSTAVVSPVSRGNITLASNDPFDDPLVNPNLLGSDFDLFTMREAIRSVQRFLSSPAWKGYVIGPFGALATANTDDQLNAYIRAGANTVFHPFGTSAMSPKSSSHGVVNPDLLLKSAKGLRIVDASVLPFVPGAHPQFHVYIVGERASDLIKQKWKL